ATGTACTGCTGTAGGCTTCAATAAAATTGAACATAATGCTGGGGTTAAAGAAAGTGCAATAAATGCAGATAACATGACGGATACGGCAATTGTGATGGCAAATTGTTGGTACAATTTACCGACCATACCTGGTATAAAACCGACTGGTACAAACACGGCTGCTAAAATCAATGCAATTGCAATAACCGGAGCGGTAATATCGCCCATAGCGCGCCGTGTTGCTTCTTTTGCATCCAGCTTATAGTGGTCGATGTAATGCTGTACTGCTTCCACAACAACAATGGCATCATCCACCACAATACCGATAGCCAATACAAAAGCAAGCATCGTCAGGTTGTTGATTGAAAAACCAAACATGAGGAAGAATATGAAGGTACCAACGATGGATACTGGAATGGCCAGTACAGGAATTAATGTTGCCCTCCAACTTTGAAGAAAGAAAAACACCACAACCGTAACTAGGATTAACGCTTCAACTAGCGTGTGTATAACGGAAGAAATTGAGGCATTTACAACGGATACAGTTTCGTAACTGATCGTATAATCGACATCGGTTGGAAAAGATTTCTTCAATTTTTCCAAAGCATTAACAATACCCTCAGCCGACTCGACTGCATTACCGCCAGGCGTCTGGTTGATCATCATGGCCGAGGAGGTCATCCCGTTTACAGTAGACGATGTACCATAATTGAACTGACCCAATTCTACACGTGCAACATCCTTTAAGAGTACAATTGACCCATCCTTATTGGTTTTTACAATGATGTTTTCAAAATCCTCTGGATTGGAAAGGTCACTATCGGTAATCACCGGGTACTCAAATACCGTTGAAGACTCTTGCGGACGTCCACCGACACTACCACCAGGTATACGGGAGTTTTGTTCTGCAATTGCAGTCGATACATCGGCGGGAGTCATGCTCAGGTTGGCCAATTTGTTCGCATCAAGCCATACGCGCATAGAGAATGGCTGACCAAAGGCGGTTACGTCACCGACACCTTTCACACGTAAGAGCGCGTCTTTTACGTATAAGTTGTTGTAATTAGCTAAGAAATTTTCGCTTCTCGTTCCTTTTGGAGAAGTTAGCGCAACTAACATGAGGATATCGTTATTGGCTTTACGCGTCGTAATCCCGAGACGTCTAACAGCTTCAGGGAGGGCTGGCTCAGCAATTCCCACACGGTTTTGTACATCTAGGGTAGCTATATCGATATCCGTACCTACTTCAAATGTCACCGTAATTGTTGCTTGACCATTGGATGTGCTATTAGACGACATATAAATCATGCCAGGTGTACCATTGATCTGACTCTCGATAAGAGTTGTCACGGTTTGTTCAACCGTCTGTGCATCCGCTCCGGTGTAATTTGCTGTAACCGTTACAGTTGGAGGTGCAATAGAAGGATACTGGCTAATTGGCAACGTAGATACTGCAATAATCCCGATGATTGAAATCAAAATCGAAATAACGATTGCGGTAACTGGCCTCTTAATAAATACTTCTGAAATCATTCTATATTTTTTAGATTCTCTTTAAAAATTAGTGGTGTTATTTTCCCTGAGGAGCTCCTTTCGCAGCCTGTTGAGCTGCCACGGCAGCATCCACTACTTTAACTCCATTTTGGACATTCATAGTGCCATCGACGATAATTTTCTCGCCGTCTTTGACACCTTCTTTGATCACGACTTTGTCGCCAGCTTTGATACCCAGTTTTACTTGATGTATCTCCGCTTTACTGCTGTCGTTGATGGTATATATATTGAAAACACCTAACTGCTCAAATACCGCTTTGTAGGGAACAACAATTTCTTCTTTGGAAGAGGTTGTTGATACATTCATAGTGATATTCATACCTGCACGAAGTTCATTGGCATTGTTCGGAAATGTCGCCCGTACTTTGATGGTTCCAGTTGCAGGATCGACTGCGCGGTCAATGGTTGTGATCGTTCCTTTTCCCTCATAAGTGCTTCCATTGGGTAGCATAAGCGAAAGATCTGAAGAGGAACGGCTACTTTGTAATTGGCTAAATTTGCTAATATCCTTTTCGTTTACCTGAAATTCTACAGCAATTGGGCTGGTAGAAGATAAGGTATTCAATAGGGTGGTACCGGGATTAACTAAAGCGCCCAACCGTACTTGTGATATTCCTACAGTGCCACTAAAAGGAGCCCGAATAGTCGATCGTGATAAATTGGTATTTGCTGTGACTAGCGCTGCGCGAGCAGACTCTACCTGAGCTTGAGCAGCAGCAACGCTTGATTGCGCATTATCAAAGGTCTGTTTTGCGATTGCATCCTTATCTGCCAGTGTTTGATATCTTCCTAAATCTCTTTTTTGGCGGTCCAACTCTGTCTGTGCGACTTGGAGGCTAGCTTTGGCTTGTTGAACCGCAGCATTATAGCGTGTACCATCAATTTCATAAAGGGCTTGTCCTTTCGTAACTGCTGCGCCATCTGAAACATATATTTTGGTGATATAACCGCTCACTTCTGCAAATAGGTCTGCTTCATTCAGCGGTTTAACTGTCGCAGGATAGCTTATTGTACCTGTTACAATCTCATGTGATGCTACACCGAAAGTAACTGGGACGACTTTCTCGGCTTGCGCCTGTGGCGGCCCTTGCTTTTTAGCATCTTTATTTCCACAAGAGGTCCATACTAAAGCTGTCCCTAGGAAGAAAGCGAATAATAATTGTCTTTTATTCATGATTTGTATTAGTTTCCTTTTTAATTGATTAATTTGTTTGAATTGATCCGATAGCTTTTTGTACATCAAGCTTACTCGCTAACAAGGCATAGAGTGCATTCAAATAATTCAGTTGTGTTGTTTTTAAATCAGTCTCAGCTGTCATCAAATCCAGATATGTTTTGATCCCCTCATCATATTGTAGTTTGATTGTCTCATAAACTTCTTTGGAGAGTGTAACGTTTTCCTGGGCTGTCTTCCAGTCGCTTAAATTGGCATTATAAGTGGCACGTGCCATAGAATATTGCGTATTGACCGAAGTCTCTAAGTTCTTAATATCCCAATCAATGCGCTCTTCCTGAAGTCTGGATTTATTGATTTGATTTTTACGCTTAAATCCTTGAAAAATAGGGAGCGATAGATTTAAGCCTGCGATCGAACTTGGAATATTATCATTGTACAACTTTCCAAAACTATTGTTTCTGTAGTTAAATGCGTAATTATAGAATGCACTGATGTTTGGAAGATAAGTCCACTTATAATATTGCGTGTTTAATTCTTGAATCTTTTTGGAAGTCTGTAATTGTTGAAATTCAATGCGATTGGTCACATTCAATCCGGAGGTCGTATCCAATAAGATTTGACTTTCCATATCAGCGTTATTGAAAGATAAGGTCAAATTTTGACTTTTATCCAATGCCAAAAGCTGTTTTAAATAGTCATATTTATATTTGCGCATCTCAACGGTACGCTTTTCGTCAGCTCTGGCATTAGCCAAGGCGATCTGTGCACGCTTGTAATCGGTCTTATCCACCACACCAACTTCATAACGTACATGTGAATCGTTGTATTGCTTTTGAAGACGGGCGATATTTTCCTGAACAATTTTAATTTGTTCTTCCGAAGTCAAAATGTCGTAATAAGCTTTGCTGACATCGACAACGGCGTCGATTTTCTGACTTTCGGTATTTTGTCTGTTACTTAGCCGAAGCAGGTCAGCCCCTTTTTTGGCTTGCATTAACGCCGGGTTTAGAATTTGTTGGTCAGCCTGCAACGTTAATGCACTACTATTTTTAGTTCCCAGAGGGATATTAGCACCATTAAAGAACATCGTAGGCAATTTGACGTTGTGATTGAAATTGCCGGTTAAACCCAGCTGCGGATACCAACCAGAAAGTGAAATATCAATATCTCTTTCCCCGATGGTTTCATCAAGCTCGGCTTGCTTAATCGAAATTTTATTCCGTAAAGCATAATCTATCAGCTGCTGAAGTGTCGCATTTGGCGGCAAGCTTTCAGGTTGCTGTTGTGCAAATCCTGTATTACTCAGAAGCGAAAGGGTCGCTAAAGAATAAACGATTTTATTAAACTTCATATATGTAATTAATTATTATTTTCTTTATTAATAGCTCCGTCCCAAATAATCCCAACCAGTGTCTCCACATTTTGTTCAGAAAAACTGAGATCTTTAAATTTGATACTATGAACTGTCGATAATGCCACTCCGATATAACTGGCCACTAACAGATGGACATCTACCTGCTTTAAAATTTTCCGATCGATACCCTCTTGCAGGAAGTCGACAACTTTATTTTGCCCGCCCAAGGGCTCTTGTATCTCCGCTTTATTTTTTTCGTAGTAAGGGGACGAAAAAAATTGCTCAAAAAAACTGAAGATGGGCCCATTCTCGAGATAGAATTTGACAAAGTTGCGCCAAATATGAAAAAATGAATCTCTATACTCGAAATCATCTCTTATACCATCAAAAATATAATCATTTAACAGTGTTCTACAGTGTTTGAACAGCGCAAATATCAGATCATCTTTTGAAGGGAAATAATGGTAGATAGTTCCTATAGCTACATCAGAGTCTTGTGCGATTTTGCTCATCGGCGTTCCATGGAAGCCGTTGGTCTGTATCAGCTTTAGCGTACTCGCCAATACAGCCGCAATTTTTTCAT
The genomic region above belongs to Sphingobacterium zeae and contains:
- a CDS encoding TolC family protein, with product MKFNKIVYSLATLSLLSNTGFAQQQPESLPPNATLQQLIDYALRNKISIKQAELDETIGERDIDISLSGWYPQLGLTGNFNHNVKLPTMFFNGANIPLGTKNSSALTLQADQQILNPALMQAKKGADLLRLSNRQNTESQKIDAVVDVSKAYYDILTSEEQIKIVQENIARLQKQYNDSHVRYEVGVVDKTDYKRAQIALANARADEKRTVEMRKYKYDYLKQLLALDKSQNLTLSFNNADMESQILLDTTSGLNVTNRIEFQQLQTSKKIQELNTQYYKWTYLPNISAFYNYAFNYRNNSFGKLYNDNIPSSIAGLNLSLPIFQGFKRKNQINKSRLQEERIDWDIKNLETSVNTQYSMARATYNANLSDWKTAQENVTLSKEVYETIKLQYDEGIKTYLDLMTAETDLKTTQLNYLNALYALLASKLDVQKAIGSIQTN
- a CDS encoding efflux RND transporter periplasmic adaptor subunit, giving the protein MNKRQLLFAFFLGTALVWTSCGNKDAKKQGPPQAQAEKVVPVTFGVASHEIVTGTISYPATVKPLNEADLFAEVSGYITKIYVSDGAAVTKGQALYEIDGTRYNAAVQQAKASLQVAQTELDRQKRDLGRYQTLADKDAIAKQTFDNAQSSVAAAQAQVESARAALVTANTNLSRSTIRAPFSGTVGISQVRLGALVNPGTTLLNTLSSTSPIAVEFQVNEKDISKFSQLQSSRSSSDLSLMLPNGSTYEGKGTITTIDRAVDPATGTIKVRATFPNNANELRAGMNITMNVSTTSSKEEIVVPYKAVFEQLGVFNIYTINDSSKAEIHQVKLGIKAGDKVVIKEGVKDGEKIIVDGTMNVQNGVKVVDAAVAAQQAAKGAPQGK
- a CDS encoding TetR/AcrR family transcriptional regulator, which encodes MNYNEKIAAVLASTLKLIQTNGFHGTPMSKIAQDSDVAIGTIYHYFPSKDDLIFALFKHCRTLLNDYIFDGIRDDFEYRDSFFHIWRNFVKFYLENGPIFSFFEQFFSSPYYEKNKAEIQEPLGGQNKVVDFLQEGIDRKILKQVDVHLLVASYIGVALSTVHSIKFKDLSFSEQNVETLVGIIWDGAINKENNN